In Rhizobium glycinendophyticum, a single window of DNA contains:
- a CDS encoding ABC transporter permease, with the protein MDFDWLSKYWPLLLDGAFQTVALLVISVGFGFILAIGLAFAMVSGGPVTRSLARGYSTVFRGTPLLIQLWLLYYGVGSLLPMVPGLRHSFLWPILREGFFFAALSFTLNYAAYEAEVLRGALLSVPKGELEAGRALGMSRFTLVCRIWLPRAIRTALPTIAGEVVLQLKATPLAFTVTVMDLYAVAFKVRQDTLLVYEPLLVVTLFYVVLTVLITRAFGFIEAQVPIRR; encoded by the coding sequence ATGGATTTCGACTGGCTTTCCAAATACTGGCCGCTTCTCCTCGACGGTGCCTTCCAGACGGTAGCGCTGCTCGTGATCTCGGTCGGCTTCGGCTTCATCCTGGCGATCGGTCTCGCCTTTGCGATGGTGAGCGGCGGACCAGTGACGCGCAGTCTCGCGCGCGGTTATTCGACCGTGTTTCGGGGAACGCCGCTGCTGATCCAGCTCTGGCTGCTTTATTACGGCGTCGGATCGCTTTTGCCGATGGTGCCCGGGCTGCGCCACAGCTTTCTCTGGCCGATCTTGCGCGAAGGCTTCTTCTTCGCTGCCTTATCCTTCACGCTCAACTATGCGGCCTATGAGGCAGAGGTCCTGCGTGGTGCGCTCCTCTCCGTGCCCAAGGGTGAGCTGGAGGCGGGGCGTGCACTCGGCATGAGCCGGTTCACGCTGGTGTGTCGCATCTGGCTGCCGCGCGCCATCCGCACGGCGCTTCCGACAATCGCCGGCGAGGTGGTGCTGCAGTTGAAGGCGACACCGCTCGCCTTCACGGTGACCGTCATGGATCTCTATGCCGTCGCTTTCAAGGTCCGGCAGGATACGCTTCTCGTTTACGAGCCGCTGCTCGTTGTCACCCTCTTCTATGTCGTGCTCACCGTCCTGATTACCCGAGCCTTCGGTTTCATTGAGGCCCAGGTGCCGATCCGCCGCTGA
- a CDS encoding ABC transporter permease, translating into MATTPMTAWQLLALEPPGWGGALLTGAVTTVAISATAFAIGLVFGLFGAMGKLSGNRPVGLLLKLYTGTIRAVPELILIVGLYYAGTDGLNRLLQSFGMPPVEVNGFVAAVAVLGFVQGAYMTEVLRGAILAIPAGQIEAARAFGMSPFLRFRRVTLPALLPNALPGMANLWMSVTKDSALVAVVGYQELALTTRLAGANTKQYFLFFLAAAILYLAITLLSNLVFHWLERRVRRGQRLTA; encoded by the coding sequence ATGGCGACAACCCCGATGACGGCATGGCAATTGCTGGCGCTCGAGCCTCCCGGCTGGGGCGGTGCGCTGCTGACGGGTGCCGTTACGACCGTCGCCATCTCGGCAACCGCCTTCGCCATCGGGCTCGTCTTCGGGCTCTTCGGCGCGATGGGCAAGCTCTCCGGCAACCGGCCGGTGGGGCTGCTGTTGAAGCTCTATACCGGCACCATCCGTGCGGTGCCGGAACTCATCCTGATCGTCGGCCTCTACTATGCCGGCACCGACGGGTTAAACCGGCTGCTGCAGTCTTTCGGCATGCCGCCGGTAGAGGTCAATGGGTTCGTCGCAGCCGTTGCCGTGCTCGGCTTCGTTCAGGGCGCCTATATGACCGAGGTGCTGCGCGGGGCGATCCTTGCGATCCCGGCCGGCCAAATCGAGGCAGCCCGCGCCTTCGGCATGTCGCCATTTCTCCGCTTCCGTCGGGTGACCTTGCCGGCGCTGTTGCCCAATGCGCTGCCCGGCATGGCCAATCTCTGGATGTCCGTGACCAAGGACAGTGCGCTGGTTGCCGTCGTCGGTTATCAGGAACTGGCGCTCACCACGCGGCTCGCTGGCGCCAATACCAAACAGTATTTCCTGTTCTTTCTGGCGGCCGCCATTCTCTATTTGGCGATCACGCTTCTCTCCAATCTCGTCTTCCACTGGCTCGAGCGTCGTGTGCGCCGGGGCCAGCGGTTGACGGCCTGA